The following proteins come from a genomic window of Halobaculum sp. MBLA0147:
- a CDS encoding universal stress protein, with translation MSPTHNVLVPFELPDAEPVPPVLVDTLATMEVVVLGHYGLPEQTPPSAGRAQFEADATAELETLAQPFERAGITTTTRLVFGKAREKTVDRVAVEEGCDVILSPGRADSVDRIAVPLRGEANLDRIVSFVGDLLAASDASVTLFHTAQSSDRRPGEELLADATDRLVDSAVAADRIDSRLSTDDDVGRSIVELGADFDVLVLGETEPSLRERILGTVPAQVTADTNDPAFVVRNVEGAEP, from the coding sequence ATGAGTCCGACACACAACGTCCTCGTCCCGTTCGAACTGCCCGACGCCGAGCCGGTGCCACCGGTGTTGGTCGACACACTCGCCACGATGGAGGTGGTCGTTCTCGGCCACTACGGGTTGCCGGAACAGACGCCGCCGTCGGCGGGACGCGCCCAGTTCGAGGCGGACGCGACCGCCGAACTGGAGACCCTCGCCCAGCCGTTCGAGCGCGCCGGCATCACGACGACCACGCGTCTCGTGTTCGGCAAGGCCCGCGAGAAGACGGTCGACAGGGTCGCGGTCGAGGAGGGGTGTGACGTGATCCTGTCGCCGGGACGAGCCGACTCTGTCGACCGGATCGCCGTCCCACTCCGTGGGGAGGCGAACCTCGACCGGATCGTCTCGTTCGTCGGCGACCTCCTCGCTGCGAGCGACGCGTCGGTCACGCTGTTCCACACGGCCCAGTCGTCCGACCGCCGCCCCGGCGAGGAACTCCTCGCGGACGCGACCGACCGACTCGTCGACAGCGCTGTCGCCGCCGACCGAATCGACAGTCGACTGTCCACGGACGACGACGTGGGGCGCAGCATCGTCGAGCTCGGTGCGGACTTCGACGTGCTCGTGCTCGGCGAGACGGAGCCGTCACTGCGCGAGCGAATCCTCGGGACCGTCCCGGCACAGGTGACCGCCGACACGAACGACCCCGCCTTCGTCGTCCGGAACGTCGAGGGGGCAGAGCCCTGA
- a CDS encoding NUDIX hydrolase, whose protein sequence is MSDWESMAEEIERRTDRVLSELDERWGDHERREPLQYGPSPVDPDGPPASVAEQLETMAGIASVYVFYTDERRETVLVYNPGGGWEPPGGRIEPDQTPEETARAEAREETGAEIELTELVYTRRVEYTWASGHSVALPLAQFAGHRTDGRLQVEREGNTHPAVSRAHPGLSRGTGLFDAETLPELRRDTERVASLLNEPPEWNPDGDHSSV, encoded by the coding sequence ATGAGCGACTGGGAGTCGATGGCCGAGGAGATCGAACGCCGTACAGACCGAGTGCTCTCGGAGTTGGACGAGCGGTGGGGTGACCACGAGCGACGCGAGCCGCTCCAGTACGGTCCCAGTCCCGTCGACCCCGACGGGCCACCCGCGTCCGTCGCCGAGCAACTGGAGACGATGGCCGGGATCGCCTCCGTCTACGTCTTCTACACCGACGAGCGGCGCGAGACGGTGCTCGTCTACAACCCGGGCGGCGGGTGGGAGCCACCCGGCGGACGGATCGAACCGGACCAGACCCCCGAGGAGACGGCCCGCGCCGAGGCCCGCGAGGAGACCGGCGCCGAAATCGAACTCACCGAGTTGGTGTACACACGACGGGTCGAGTACACCTGGGCGAGCGGACACAGCGTCGCGTTGCCGCTCGCGCAGTTCGCAGGACACCGCACGGACGGCCGTCTCCAGGTCGAACGCGAGGGGAACACACACCCGGCGGTCTCGCGCGCCCACCCCGGACTCTCCCGTGGCACGGGGCTGTTCGACGCCGAGACACTGCCGGAGTTACGGCGTGACACCGAGCGGGTGGCGTCGCTGTTGAACGAGCCGCCCGAGTGGAACCCGGACGGCGACCACTCCTCCGTCTGA
- a CDS encoding amphi-Trp domain-containing protein, protein MSETDTEVETETTGETDAEETHGAAESDEETDLTLIRAGREFEREYRVDASGAGEFLVALGEQLRDDEEVTITDEEEGWELPFAFGDPVELEVDFDGVGDPELEIEVQIPGRTDEEPPSVE, encoded by the coding sequence ATGTCGGAGACCGACACCGAGGTCGAGACCGAGACGACGGGCGAGACAGACGCCGAAGAGACACACGGAGCGGCCGAGTCGGACGAGGAGACGGACCTCACACTGATCCGCGCCGGGCGGGAGTTCGAGCGCGAGTACCGGGTCGACGCGAGCGGTGCTGGGGAGTTCCTGGTCGCACTCGGCGAACAGCTCCGCGACGACGAGGAAGTGACCATCACCGACGAGGAGGAGGGGTGGGAACTCCCGTTCGCCTTCGGCGACCCGGTCGAGTTGGAGGTCGACTTCGACGGCGTCGGCGACCCGGAACTGGAGATCGAGGTCCAGATCCCCGGGCGGACGGACGAGGAGCCCCCGAGCGTCGAGTGA
- a CDS encoding transcriptional regulator codes for MTQRTLVVTVGTIEDVEERAQTAFERALEDEPPVEEGPRRITFESTDELGRVFSPRAIDLLRTIAREDPASIREAARLIDRDIRDVSRNLDRLEEYDVIEYDSDGRSKRPVVPYDDIQIDLGLGVTSDPGRRQTGV; via the coding sequence ATGACACAACGAACACTCGTCGTGACAGTCGGGACGATCGAGGACGTCGAGGAGCGCGCACAGACGGCGTTCGAACGGGCACTCGAGGACGAACCTCCGGTCGAGGAGGGTCCGCGTCGGATCACGTTCGAGAGTACGGACGAACTCGGACGTGTGTTCTCGCCGCGTGCGATCGACCTCCTCCGAACGATCGCCCGCGAGGACCCGGCGAGCATACGGGAGGCGGCTCGACTCATCGACAGAGACATCAGAGACGTGTCGCGGAACCTCGATCGACTCGAAGAGTACGACGTGATCGAGTACGACTCCGACGGCCGATCGAAGCGGCCGGTCGTCCCGTACGACGACATCCAGATCGATCTCGGCCTCGGTGTGACGAGCGACCCCGGACGACGACAAACTGGTGTGTAG
- a CDS encoding DUF6516 family protein: protein MSTVPADGVDVVEDETYYPTDRTVVRVRVLSVTESEKFPDGVKYLLHYGTRDGETVVRYDNSHGHHERHTGAGLDEDYEFPGYEAVLDRFFREIPDVGRV from the coding sequence GTGTCGACGGTACCGGCGGACGGCGTCGACGTGGTCGAAGACGAGACGTACTACCCGACCGACCGGACGGTGGTCAGGGTACGCGTGCTGTCGGTCACCGAGTCCGAGAAGTTCCCAGACGGAGTGAAGTACCTGCTCCACTACGGGACTCGGGACGGCGAGACTGTCGTCAGGTACGACAACTCGCACGGACACCACGAGCGACACACCGGAGCGGGATTGGACGAGGACTACGAGTTTCCGGGATACGAGGCGGTTCTCGACCGCTTCTTCAGGGAGATTCCGGATGTCGGTCGAGTGTGA
- a CDS encoding DNA ligase encodes MEYATLAEYCRRLEAADADETLVETLAELFRTADADHLPLVVTMVRGKVAPRWEQVELGVSSSLTREAIVRATGVDGDALETEWRDRGDLGAAAEWAVGESPQTTLVSETLTVAGVHEQIRALADLKGAGSESKRVETVAGLLADADPEEARYLVRTVLGYMRVGVGDGTIRDAVAEAFLDADGEPAPGTPTATQPAVDAVEAAFQVTNDYREVAATARDRGIDGLRELDVRLGRPVESMLAQKAEGLAAGLANVARGDDRTATVSEGRTGTEVSESTDETSPWAGRVLAEVKYDGVRVQAHVDGDDVWLFTRRLVDVTEQFPEVVAALRGRVTTDRALLDGELVGYDPESGAPVPFQEFSRRIRQEEDVAGLAAEIPAVCHLFDCLVADEETLLDAPLRERLDLLDETVAFPDPTDEPVGTRDLAPGDRDGRVTPDDEAAVSDETLPSDAAPGDDEHPTLRRAAWCVPSDEAAARSFYRAAVEAGHEGVMVKNLAASYQPGRRVGQMLKHKPVMEPLDLVVTRATYSEGRRSELLGRLFLGAYDPDAESFHEVGRLSTGYTDEELERLTERLEELVVSRDGRDVDLQPEVVLEVEYEEIQSSPEYASGYALRFPRFLGVRGDLDPSDADTVARVESLYDEQ; translated from the coding sequence ATGGAGTACGCCACGCTCGCGGAGTACTGTCGCCGGCTGGAGGCGGCCGACGCCGACGAGACGCTCGTCGAGACGCTGGCGGAGTTGTTCCGGACGGCCGACGCCGACCACCTCCCGCTCGTCGTGACGATGGTCCGCGGGAAGGTCGCGCCGCGGTGGGAGCAGGTGGAGTTGGGTGTCTCGTCGTCGTTGACGCGCGAGGCCATCGTCCGGGCGACCGGCGTGGACGGCGACGCGCTGGAGACGGAGTGGCGCGACCGTGGCGACCTGGGGGCCGCGGCGGAGTGGGCCGTCGGCGAGAGTCCACAGACGACGCTGGTCTCGGAGACGCTCACGGTCGCCGGCGTCCACGAGCAGATCCGGGCACTCGCCGACCTCAAGGGTGCCGGGAGCGAGTCGAAGCGCGTCGAGACGGTCGCCGGGTTGCTCGCCGACGCCGACCCCGAGGAGGCGCGGTACCTCGTCCGCACCGTGTTGGGGTACATGCGCGTCGGTGTCGGCGACGGGACGATCCGCGACGCCGTCGCCGAGGCGTTCCTCGACGCCGACGGCGAGCCCGCACCGGGGACGCCGACCGCGACACAGCCCGCGGTCGACGCGGTCGAGGCCGCGTTCCAGGTGACGAACGACTACCGCGAGGTGGCGGCGACCGCTCGGGACCGCGGGATCGACGGGCTCCGCGAGTTGGACGTGCGGCTCGGCCGGCCGGTCGAGTCGATGCTCGCGCAGAAGGCCGAGGGGCTCGCCGCCGGGCTGGCGAACGTGGCACGTGGTGACGATAGAACGGCCACCGTATCGGAGGGACGAACGGGGACGGAGGTGTCGGAGTCCACCGACGAGACGTCGCCGTGGGCTGGACGGGTGCTCGCGGAGGTGAAGTACGACGGCGTCCGCGTGCAAGCCCACGTCGACGGCGACGACGTGTGGCTGTTCACGCGCCGGCTCGTCGACGTGACCGAGCAGTTCCCGGAAGTCGTCGCCGCGCTCCGCGGACGGGTCACGACGGACCGGGCCCTCCTCGACGGGGAGTTGGTCGGCTACGACCCCGAGAGCGGCGCGCCGGTCCCGTTCCAAGAGTTCTCGCGACGTATCCGCCAGGAGGAGGATGTGGCGGGGCTCGCGGCAGAGATTCCCGCCGTCTGTCACCTCTTTGACTGTCTGGTGGCCGACGAGGAGACGCTGCTCGACGCGCCGCTGCGCGAACGGTTGGACCTGCTCGACGAGACCGTCGCGTTTCCCGACCCCACCGACGAGCCCGTGGGGACGAGGGACCTCGCACCTGGCGACCGCGACGGGCGTGTGACGCCGGACGACGAGGCGGCGGTGAGTGACGAGACACTACCCAGCGACGCCGCTCCGGGTGACGACGAGCACCCGACGCTCAGGCGGGCCGCGTGGTGCGTACCGAGCGACGAGGCGGCGGCGCGGTCGTTCTACCGCGCGGCGGTTGAGGCGGGCCACGAGGGTGTGATGGTGAAGAACCTCGCGGCGAGCTACCAGCCGGGGCGTCGCGTCGGCCAGATGCTCAAACACAAGCCCGTGATGGAGCCGCTGGATCTGGTCGTCACACGTGCGACGTACAGCGAGGGTCGGCGCTCGGAACTGCTGGGCCGGCTCTTCCTCGGGGCGTACGACCCCGACGCGGAGTCGTTCCATGAGGTCGGCCGGCTCTCGACGGGCTACACCGACGAGGAACTGGAACGGCTCACGGAGCGACTGGAGGAGTTGGTCGTGTCCCGCGACGGCCGCGACGTGGACCTCCAGCCCGAGGTGGTGCTGGAGGTGGAGTACGAGGAGATCCAGTCGAGTCCGGAGTACGCCTCCGGCTACGCCCTGCGGTTCCCGCGGTTCCTCGGCGTCCGCGGGGATCTGGACCCGAGCGACGCCGACACCGTCGCCCGCGTCGAGTCGCTGTACGACGAACAGTGA